DNA sequence from the Manihot esculenta cultivar AM560-2 chromosome 11, M.esculenta_v8, whole genome shotgun sequence genome:
ACACCGGTACCGCCACCGCCGATCAATCCAAGCACCAAGCACCGCCCTTGTTTGTAGCAAGAAATTGAGGATTCAAATCCCTAAAGCCCTGCGTGGCCAAACACATCAACCCAGACCTTGAATACAACCAACAATAGATCAAGCTTCATAGCTGCAAAGAGGTTATCTAGGCAAGCCATACCACCAGAGCATCAAAAGAGAGGAAAATTAAGGTGACAACAATTTCAATATCTTATAGCCATAATGAAGTCAGACACCAGCAGTTGTGTCCTCAAATAGAACCTTACCGAAGAAACTTTCCTAGCAAACGCGCCAAGCTAATAGCACAAAACTTAATGGCTGCCAATGGTTCTTATGGGATCCTCATCCAGGTGGTCATGCCCAACCCCAGGCTTCTGCAAGGCAAATTTTGATATTGTTcctaaaattatcaaatttggATCCTTGGCATTGATTGCACGGACCATGAAGGCTCCTTTGTTACTCCCAACCAACAATAATAGACTCAAAAGAGTTCCTTTTTCCCAGGGACATTGAGTCGAACATACACAAGTCAAGTAGATTAAACACAATTAAGCAATTCTGCATTTTGAATCCAACCATATAAATACTCATATCAAGCAGATCCAAGCTTGGATTACAAAcccaaatattaaatttaataatacactagaaatagaaaaatatgtCATATACTACCTAAAGCCTAACACTACACACAAGAAATCCTAATTCACTAACACACCAAAGGGATCCCCTGTTCACCGCCACCGCTTCAAGAGCTAGTAAACTTGGTCACCGCCTTAGTCCCCTCAGACACGGCGTGCTTAGCTAACTCTCCAGGCAACACCAATCTCACAGCCGTCTGAATCTCCCTCGAAGTAATTGTCGGTTTCTTGTTGTACCTCGCTAGCCTCGAAGCTTCCTGTGCAAGCTTCTCGAAAATATCGTTGATAAAGGAGTTCATGATACCCATTGCCTTGCTGGAAATACCGATGTCTGGATGGACCTGCTTCAAGACCTTAAAGATGTAGATCTTATACGTCTCGGTACTCTTCTTCGacctcttctttttcttgtcTCCGGCCGCCGCGCCACCCTCTTTCGGTAGCTTCTTTCCGGCCTTCGGCTTCTTCTCCGCAGGGGCTTTCTCCGCCACCGTTTTCTTCTCTTCCGCAGGCTTCTTCTCGGCCGGCTTCTTTTCTGCCTTTGGAGCCATTCCTTACAGCTAGAAAGTTGCGGTTAGCTTCTGGGACTCTAGAGAGAGAAAGGAAAGCGATAAGAGATATTTCTTGAAACTACGCATGCGGCATTGTTTTATAAAGAGCAACGATGGAATGCTATTGGTCAATAGAACTTCACGCGGATCCGTGACAAGTAGATCTCAGACCGTTGGATTAGGTTTGCAATTGTCTGTTAATGGACGGTGGAGAGTGATTTGTCCTATTCGGATATTTCTCCATTTTCCTAGTGTCGAAGGTCAAGTAATGTTTAAAGCGGATCGATGATGTAGACTTTAAGGACCGTTGGATTGAGTTTTATAATTCATGTGTCCCAATCGATGGATAAGTGGTTTGAGTGATTAACGGAAGCGTATATATTCTGATTGATGACGTCAACTGGTTAGGCTTACAGTAACTCTCCATACACAAGGAGGAAAAGGCTTACAGTCTCCATTCACTTCATGTACATTAAAAGAAGTGGAAACTATACTGTTGGCTGCTTAGCTAATAAGGTTATCGTGGGCTTGAATTTCTCATGTAATCTGATGGCTCAGATGGATTATGCACTTAGCTTTAtgctttcttatttttaataaaaagctttatttgacaaaaaaaaaatatttagaaaaaaatatttataaatttactcTATAATGTAACAAATATTCATGGAAAGCTGGAGAGAAAACAAACTAATTTGGATTCTATCCACTATCTTTATGCACAAGCTTTATTCTATTTGAATTGAATataagttataattttattttttaaaaaaattaaaaagaaaaatccttAAAAGTATTAATGGaattatttatcttattttaaaaatttaaaatactgatttactattttttgaaatttttagaaTTCATCTAGAATTGAAAAACATAAATGACTTATCTATTGAATCAAATTTTAATGACATAAATAGCCTTTTGTCtaaaatttctttattatttcttCTTATGTAAtcatcaaaaataaatttaaattccatACTTTGTCAACAAAATCTTATACCTAAACAAAATTAGAATttgaaagaatttttttttttccggtaACATGTTGAAGAAAGAATTTAAGGAATAAATGATGGGTAATACTTTGCAATATGCTGCTGTGAGCCAATTAAATACgtaatgaaattataattatattaaaatttaattattttatttgataatagaaaataattatataatatgttatgtaattattaatttatatttatatttaattttttaaattttaaatagtgaAGCGAAACCTTTTCCATTTATAACAATTACAAATGATAACAGATCGAGTATTTTTAGATATCCTATTTgatcaaattttaatatgatgaatttgagttttgagatagatttaaatttaaaaaataatatcgaTTGCGAATTCGgattgaattcaaattttatatattattcgaattcgtttatataaataattaatttaatataaaaaaatatattttatgataatatttataaaattttttttacatatttttatttaaaatttaaaatttaaatatttttaaaaaatattaaattttttaaatgaaaattattaatgaaaaatattttttatataagttattaattaaaatatataaaattaaacagatTCGATtttattacataataatgatcaGATTTGAGACGGTTAAGataatttaagttaatttttaattagattcGAGACAGATtcagatattactaatataaatcgagTTCGAATCCGATTAGTTTAATTTTCACAATTATATATCCGTTTACATCCCTCAATTATAGTTAAGAAGACTAAATCAAATTTGTACAAGTTAGTGATAATTTACATTATAGTCCctaaagtaatttttatttttattagatttgAATAGTAAAATACtccttaaatatatatttttattataacaaTGTAATTTTTTGCTAATCTCATTATTTactctctatttttatttttatataatattttaaatattaataaaaatttaaaatatgaaaaaaaaaacttcataatttaaaacgtatagtattttattttatttaaaatattattaataaagttttctaaaaaatacacataatttataatattgagcATAAACATTTAGTAAAatactttatattatttatatgtaatgttttatataataaaaatttatttataataaatattttatttaatataatatatttaatataacataaaataaatacaaaatatatttaatttcaatataaatttaaattaaaaaattatatattttattaataatataaaactttaaaaattacattataatttatcattaattttttaaattcaaattgattctcttaactataattatagtaaattgaaaagatttaattttactGATAGAGTGTAAATTTTGcctatttaatatacattttttTCTTATGAAATTGGAGTTGATTATGTTgaattgtttatatttttttactttttacaatattgacaaattttataatactcTTTAGGaggaaaaatttttaatttaaagttttaagcAGAAATTAGAGGTGCAGTCACATTGTGGACACATATTATATCAGATGACTTATTCACTGAATTTTTATATCTGattttctattaaataaattgaagaaACTAGTGTACGAAGAAACAATTTTagaaagaatataaaattttgaattgttACTTCCCTTTTAAAAGGATTTTCTTTTATTCCTCTTTAGTTTAGACTcctatttaaaaagaaaattctttGAATCTAGGAGGAAAGAGTTTTTGAACCTTTTGAATCTTTTGATACTTTACTTTTTATTGGTGGCTAATCTTCAACAACTAATCTTTTTtatctaactaaataattttcgaAGTGTAATTCATAAGGATTGTGATATTAAATCGACGTTAATTCTCCTTCTTATTTATGGTTTCTATATTgttctttttattattgaaattatatttgtTTAGTTGATGTATTATGATCAATTATTCAATTGAGTAAATAGCATACAATCATTCAgatttattaaatttgtaatCACTTGTGAGTTTGATACTTgtgataaataatattttattatagaatAATATATTCTGATTTCATAGCTACGATGGTGTGAACTTTTTAGTCGGAATCaggttttcataatttttaatattgttatcaaattaaatctcaTTGAGATGATCAtgtgatttatttgttgattaggAGCTAATTAGTTAGCTAATCCTTTTTAGTCTATTATCTAAGAGAAAATTAGCTTGTTAGACCTTGTCACtgactataaattaatttggatGTCTTTGTATCTATGATCAATCCTGATAATTAACACCAAAATATTTCCGAATCTATTttcttaatataattaatcCAATCCTCCctttatatttatagtttaatttacTCTGTTGTGAAGTCAGTCATAAGGTCGTCAGATCCTTAAGTCATCAAAATACCAGTTCGGTCATTATGTCGATCAGTCATCAAGTCGTTCGATCTTTAGGTCGTTAGGTCATTACATAGTCATTAGGATGATAATCGTCAATCGGTCATTAAGTCATCAAATCATCATGTAATTGAGTGGTCAGTCGTCAATCGGTTATTAAGTCATCAAATCATCATGTAATTGAGTGGTCAGTCATCATGTCGGTCATAAGATTGTTAGATTATTAAGACGCCAATTCGATCATTAGGTCCATTGGTAACAAATTGTTCAATTTTTAGGTCATTCGGATGGTCCATCGTCAAGTCGGCCATAAAGTCATTAATTAGGGTATTAAAAGGTCGTTCGTCAAGTCATAGTCAAGTTATAAGATCAATATATTATAAGATTATAAGATAGTAAGGTTGTCATATCGATCATCAATTTAGTAGTAAAGACGTGAAGTTGTGATTGTCATTTATATTCTTCTACATTGTTAATTCATTCTTTATGCACTCGACTTTTCTCGCCATATTTGTAATTTATAATTGTTGATAAGAgtagaatttatttttgttaaattcGACACccatcatttaaaatttaaaatataaattaacgtaattatttaattttttttattcaacatTTCAATTATACAATGtaattaattacattttaaataatgtaacaatttttatgtttaattttatgttaattttattattaaaatgatattacgatgtattaatttcattaatcaattaatttcagtttattattattatattataaaatattcttagtatttttaaaaaaaattatgaggaaattaataaaaataataagatacaTTAGTGTGgtcaattaaatattataaatgattttctattttattttttggctaattaaaataaaggataaattattattcaagGCATccatctgtaatttttttttgaaagtatTCGGATATACTTACCATCAGGTTAAGTCTGTGAGTGCACATCCGTCTGTAATTTTAAAGTCATAAAAgacataattatttattttttatttcctaTACAATCATATAGTGCCTATTTATTGAAATATTAATGCTCAGTATAATACTCTTacatcaatttaaaatataaaaaatataatgtcaatggataattttaataaattttttacacttttctATCCCattttttatattcttaaaCAATCATTATAATgttgattatttttattagattaaattattaatgttaatatataaataaataaaatcattattattagtagataattgatgaccgctggattccttcaccccggaccaggggcttgatCACAGtccaaggcccatgacgtagaggcccacacacctgatatacaGAACAAGCCTGGCTCACCCGActctcaaggccgggctcgacccattTTCTTCACTCAAACCGGCCTGGCCCACACGAAgaaggccctctccactcaggcttagcgtctgacccaactctcggcccagctcAGGATCCAGAGAAATATTCACCAGACGGCCTGGCAGATCCActtgaacgtacgcacgaggagaatcagaggccgttacgcatggagcaggcggctgataccctagtacctccgaatccgcatggcagagacgcgtggcccaatcctggagagacctttacacgtcaccagcaagcaagacaatgtataaaagaggagtcccctcctcaggaaactcaggccttattcagtaatacaaaacccttgtaaaaccctattcatttggatctcagatcatcaattggcgccgtctgtgggaaacgaaggagatcttttcatcaccggagttttcactttcaaaacccactgagatccacgatggcgaaccaccaagacagtaaccttaatattccaaatgacctgagctccgcccaagatgggcagcagttctccttttctagccctacaacgttgaataaccaaactcctatttctcttaatccctcgccaagcctggcagggaatactcccaccatgaccctgtctaaccaagacattcaaaccatggccctccagctacaaaccactgctcactggttaggccagataatgcaacaaaggggacttagcacccccgtaaacgcactcccagtagtggaggaacccagaaccgatgaaccccagCCTACCTCCGCCCGCCTCAgaactaacaaccacgatgccggagaagaggaagaaccggaggcccgaattcatgggcgaagggcaagagagttgatagaaaatgaagaggtgaacgactattctgccgaaacaaccagagaaacgggaactgaaacagaggaggaagaatgcagTTTGGGCAAAAGACCCGGCctggaagacgagaaaatgaaccaaaagctgaaaaggttgaaggagcagctcctagccgagctaggtaagaaagatcagagtcaaacctccttgcctacttcttcccccttctcaaagttaatgcagcaggagaccgttcccaaaaagtttatgatgccgccgatggcggcctataatggagctggtaacccgagagagcatgtcatgaactataagaccttcatggagttgcaaactctgtcagatgctctgatgtgcaaggtgttcccaacaacgctctcggggccagcaagggcatggttcaacagcctggaggccggaagcattaaaagtttcggagatctggccacccgcttcattagccggttcgtagccggggtgccagcagataggaagacgagctatctggaaacagtgagacaaaaagctggtgaatccctcagagagtatgtcgcccgtttcaatacggaggccctgcagattcctgagcttgacgaaggaagggcggtagaggccatgcagaagggaacaacctctgccgagttctttggttctctaagcaggaaacctccgacctcactggccgagttaatgaaaagggcggaaaagtatataaggcaggatgacgccttagtaacgagtagatttgccaaagggggagaaggaaaagagaaagccccggaggaggggaggtcggagaaacacgagaagaagcgtggaaaaaggcctgagccgtacaagcaggcctgggaaagaagggatcaaaggcctcctcctcctcgggttctcgaaccaagagtgctccctccttgggtcccggagaaaccgactccattaaatgcgtccagagccgaggtgctcatggccgtccaggacaaggagtttctccagtggcccaaacctttgaagtcggaagcagatcagaggaatcctgacaagtattgccagtaccaccggacgcatggtcacgatacaaataactgttttcagttaatcgcagagattgaaagattgataaaaagggggcatctcaaaaattttgtgaagaaaccggaggggcagaggcctcaacccggttcggcagcccagatgcccaggagaactggagctggaccagtgaatgatgggtccagtgggactattaatatgattgttggaggaactggaggacggatgaaccgtcgaggcaagaagagaaaccgggaaggggagaccagtaatggcgaggttatgcagatcgttgaacactctcccatgaccatcgctttctcttcggaggatgcacagggcgttcagatgccccatgatgacgcgctcgtcattgaagcagtcatccataattttcgggtgaagaaggtcctggtggatgatgggagtaaggttaacttattgccatatcgggttttccagcagatgggaatcccagaggaacagctggttcgggaccaatcacccatcaaagggatcggaggagcaccggtacttgtagaagggaaggtgaagctagcccttaccttgggagaagcacccaaagctcgcacccattatgaggtgttcttggtggtcaaactcccactgagctacaatgcgattttggggaggccggcaCTGTTCAGTTTCGAAGCTGTtactagcatcaggtatctggcactcaagttcccaacggaaggaggagtgggaatggtccggggaagccaggaggaagcaagggcagtatacttggccacagtaacggaaccgaactcaaccggagaagcgcttgattcggaagttttggaggtcagggatgagacaaaggaagcccggacagagcccgttggagagctggagactttctccctatcagaaga
Encoded proteins:
- the LOC110627127 gene encoding histone H2B; the protein is MAPKAEKKPAEKKPAEEKKTVAEKAPAEKKPKAGKKLPKEGGAAAGDKKKKRSKKSTETYKIYIFKVLKQVHPDIGISSKAMGIMNSFINDIFEKLAQEASRLARYNKKPTITSREIQTAVRLVLPGELAKHAVSEGTKAVTKFTSS